The genomic DNA CCGAATCGAGATTCAACGGGCGGTCTTCGGGATAGCTGTTCTGCGCCTTGAAATCGAGCTCCCATTGATTGGTCAGCAGCTTCCAATCGGCAAGCTGTTGCGGATCGCGGAGCGGTTCAAAGGCGAAGATCTGTTTCTTCAGATCGTTGCCCATCTCGGCTTGGTAATAATTGGTCATGTCGAAGGCAAACAACTCGCTCTTCAGCCGGACCTGGAACCCGGCGGCGGCAAACGTTTCGACTGACCAATCGAGCGCGTCGTCGTATCGCGTGGTGATCGCGCACAACGGCATCACGCTCTCTGGCATTCGCACAACACCCATTACTGAACCGACCTTTTCTTGGATAGAATAGACGTTTTGAAGTACCCGGTCGACGAACCCTCGCGACTTCGTTCGACCTGAAATGACACGATCCGTTTCGATCGACGCGAAGGTGCCCCGCGTGGCATCGACCGATCTGCAGCAGAACAAAGGCCTTTTTCCCGATGACCAAATCAACGCACCCTTGGCTGGCGGATCGCACGGCGGCTTTCGACAGCAGCGGCATCCGCCGCGTCTTCGATCTGGCGGCCACGCTGAAGGATCCAATTAACCTGTCGATCGGTCAACCCGACTTCGATGTCCCCGACCCGGTCAAGCAAGCCTGCATCGCTGCGATCAACTCCGGCAAAAACGCCTACTCCCAAACCCAAGGGATCGCACCGCTGCGCGATAAACTGCAATCGCAGCTGGACGCCCAATACGGGCATGCCGATCGCAAGGTCTTCGTGACCAGCGGCACCAGCGGCGGGTTGGTGCTGTCGATGTTTGCGATGGTCAATCCGGGCGACGAAGTGATCTTCTTCGATCCCTTTTTTGTGATGTATCCGCCGTTGATCAAGCTGGTCGGTGGCGTGCCGGTTCCGATCGACACCTATCCCGACTTTAAGATCGACATCCAAAAGGTCGCCGATGCGATCACGCCTCGCACCAAGATGATCCTGTTGAACAGCCCCGGTAATCCGACGGGTGTGATCGCGACCGAACAGGAGCAACGAGAGCTGGCGGCGCTGGCTGCCGAGCGTGGGATCGCATTGGTATCCGACGAGATCTACAGCCGCTTCTGTTACGCCGACCGCTTCATTTCGCCGGCCGAATTCAACGATCAAACGATCGTGATCGATGGCTTCAGCAAAAGTCACGCGATGACCGGATGGCGGGTTGGATTTGTCCACGGCCCGACCGAAGTCGTCGAGACGATGACCAAGTTGCAGCAATATTCGTTTGTCTGCGCCCCGCAGCCGGCTCAATGGGCGGCGCTCGAAGCGATCGACGTCGATGTCGACGACTACCGCCAACAATATCAAGGCAAACGCGACCGGATCATCGACGCCCTGAAAGACGACTACGAAATCGAAGTCCCGGGCGGCGCGTTTTACATCTTCCCGAAAGTCCCATGGGGAACGGGAACGACGTTTGTCGAAGCGGCAATCGCGGCGGGGCTGTTGATCATCCCCGGCGGGATCTTCAGCGGTCGCGACACCCACTTCCGAATCTCCTACGCCGCCAGCGACCAGACGATCGATCGCGGCATCGAAGTCCTTAAGCAACTTGCCCGATCGGGCCCCAAGGCGTAGAGTGCCAGCCGATCGTGGCGGCGGATGCCTCGAGTCGACAAACTGTTTAGCCAATGTTTTTGCCCGCGACTTCCGGGCTTTGTGGTAAACTTTTGTTATGACTCTCAAGCTTTCGAAAGACTTATCGGATGCGTTGCATGCTAACGGCAGCAACGGATTGGAAGTTGTCGATCCCGACAGCAACCGCATATATTTCGTCGTCGATGCTGAAATTCATCGACAGGCGATGGAGGCGTTGCGTCGTCAGCAAGACCGAGAAGCGATCGCGCTGGGGATTGCAGAGATGGAAGCCGGCGAAGGGACTTCGGTCGACGAAGCCTTCGAAGGGATTCGGGCAAATCTCAGCCTGCCGCAGCGAACCACCGCCTGATTATTCTGCCGCAGGCTCGGGCCGACGTCCAGCGAAACGCTTTGTGGTGGGCAACGCATCACTCATCGGAACAAGCCGCCCGGTGGCTCGATCCGGTCCAATCGCAATTGGAGTCGATCGCGGAGTTCCCGGAAAGCCATTAGCTCGATCGGGCCCCAAGGCGTAGCGCACCGTGGATCATCGTAAGAAGAGATGATAGACCGGGTTGGCCGTTTCGTCGGCGTAGCGGTAACCCAAGGTGTCGATGAAGTCGGCAAAGGCCTGCAGTTCTGCATCGGGAACCTGGATGCCTACCAGGATCCTGCCGTAATCGGCGCCTTGATTGCGGTAATGGAACAGGCTGATGTTCCAGCTGGGGTGCATGCTGGACAGAAAACGGACCAGCGCGCCGGGACGCTCGGGGAATTCGAAGCGGTACAGCCGCTCGTTTCCCACAAGCCGGCTGCGGCCACCGACCATGTAACGCAAGTGTTCTTTGGCCAGTTCATCATCCTTGAGGTCCAACGCGGCGAAGCCTTCGGTGGCGAGCGACTGTTGAATTTCGGGCAGTTCCCCACGGCTGCTGATCGCTAGACCGACCAACACATGGGCTTCGCGTTCATCCGAGATGCGGTAGCTGAACTCGGTGACATTCCGCTGCCCAATGGTCTGGCACAATCGCTTGAAGCTGCCGCGCTGTTCGGGAATCGTGACCGCCAGCAGTGCCTCGCGTTCTTCACCCGCTTCAGCTCGTTCGGCAACAAACCGCAGCCGGTCGAAGTTCATGTTGGCGCCACAGGTGATCGCCACCAGACTTTCGCCTTGTAGGCCGTGCTGCGCGATGTACTGCTTCATTCCGGCGATCCCCATCGCCCCAGCCGGTTCCAAGATGCTGCGGGTATCTTCAAAGGCATCTTTGATGGCTGCACAGACCGCGTCGGTATCGACGGACACAAAACCATCGACCAATTCCCGCGTCAATCGGAACGTTTCGGTTCCAACAACTTTAACCGCCGTGCCGTCTGAAAAGAGTCCCACGTCGTGCAGCGGGACGACGCTGCCGGCATCGATCGATTGGATCATCGCATCGGAATCACCCATCTGAACGCCGATGACTTTGATCTCGGGGCGAACCGCTTTGATATAGGCAGCGACGCCCGAGATCAGCCCGCCACCGCCGATCGCCACAAACACGGCATGGATCGGATGCTGATGCTGACGCAGGATTTCCATCCCGATCGTTCCCTGACCCGCGATCACATCGGGGTCATCAAACGGATGCACAAAGACATATCCATGTTGCTGTTCGAGCTCCAGAGCGTGCAAATACGCGTCGGAATAACTGTCCCCATGCAGGACGATCTGGGCACCCAAGTCGCGGACGGCGTCGGACTTCAATTTCGGTGTTGTCACCGGCATCACGACGACAGCTTGGCAGCCTAGCTGGCGGGCGCTGAGCGCAACGCCTTGCGCATGGTTTCCCGCCGAAGCACAAACCACGCCGCGAGCCAGTTCCGCCGAAGAGAGTCGCGACATTTTGTTGTACGCGCCACGCAATTTGAAACTGTGGACCGGCTGTGTATCCTCGCGTTTCAGCCAGACCTGGTTGCCGAGCCGCGCGGACAATTTGTTCGCTCGTTCCAATGGCGATTCGATCGCGACATCGTAGACCCGGGCGTTGAGTATCCGTTGCAAGTATCCCAACAAGCGTTTATCCGTCATTGGCTCTCTCAATTCACATCGCTTCCGTTGACTCGATCCCGTTGCACCAAACCTATCGCAACAACCCTTCGGACAATCCCAGCATATGCCAAATCACCGTCGAGCGATCGGGGGCCTTGGTCCTAAGCCAACCCCACTGCTCGAGAAAATCACAGCAGGGACAGTCTATATTTT from Rosistilla oblonga includes the following:
- a CDS encoding DUF4416 family protein, yielding MGVVRMPESVMPLCAITTRYDDALDWSVETFAAAGFQVRLKSELFAFDMTNYYQAEMGNDLKKQIFAFEPLRDPQQLADWKLLTNQWELDFKAQNSYPEDRPLNLDSGYLTLAKFVLATTKDRDHRLYLRDGIFAEVTMSFTGGSWKVHPWTYPDYQTEPAMNFLNAAREELKALFKEARRAESEKR
- the ilvA gene encoding threonine ammonia-lyase, biosynthetic — protein: MTDKRLLGYLQRILNARVYDVAIESPLERANKLSARLGNQVWLKREDTQPVHSFKLRGAYNKMSRLSSAELARGVVCASAGNHAQGVALSARQLGCQAVVVMPVTTPKLKSDAVRDLGAQIVLHGDSYSDAYLHALELEQQHGYVFVHPFDDPDVIAGQGTIGMEILRQHQHPIHAVFVAIGGGGLISGVAAYIKAVRPEIKVIGVQMGDSDAMIQSIDAGSVVPLHDVGLFSDGTAVKVVGTETFRLTRELVDGFVSVDTDAVCAAIKDAFEDTRSILEPAGAMGIAGMKQYIAQHGLQGESLVAITCGANMNFDRLRFVAERAEAGEEREALLAVTIPEQRGSFKRLCQTIGQRNVTEFSYRISDEREAHVLVGLAISSRGELPEIQQSLATEGFAALDLKDDELAKEHLRYMVGGRSRLVGNERLYRFEFPERPGALVRFLSSMHPSWNISLFHYRNQGADYGRILVGIQVPDAELQAFADFIDTLGYRYADETANPVYHLFLR
- a CDS encoding pyridoxal phosphate-dependent aminotransferase, which gives rise to MTKSTHPWLADRTAAFDSSGIRRVFDLAATLKDPINLSIGQPDFDVPDPVKQACIAAINSGKNAYSQTQGIAPLRDKLQSQLDAQYGHADRKVFVTSGTSGGLVLSMFAMVNPGDEVIFFDPFFVMYPPLIKLVGGVPVPIDTYPDFKIDIQKVADAITPRTKMILLNSPGNPTGVIATEQEQRELAALAAERGIALVSDEIYSRFCYADRFISPAEFNDQTIVIDGFSKSHAMTGWRVGFVHGPTEVVETMTKLQQYSFVCAPQPAQWAALEAIDVDVDDYRQQYQGKRDRIIDALKDDYEIEVPGGAFYIFPKVPWGTGTTFVEAAIAAGLLIIPGGIFSGRDTHFRISYAASDQTIDRGIEVLKQLARSGPKA